A part of Gallus gallus isolate bGalGal1 chromosome 26, bGalGal1.mat.broiler.GRCg7b, whole genome shotgun sequence genomic DNA contains:
- the FMOD gene encoding fibromodulin precursor, which yields MRWATILLVAGLCRASLGQYNEEEDLAWLQYYMRQSRMSSYNYMPYYEDENSPYVYSYVPAPDTEAEPVPEAQQASSWQCPQECDCPPNFSSAMYCDTRNLRYLPFVPTRMKYVYFQNNQITAIQEGAFDNATELEWLALHNNQISSEKMGKRVFAKLKNLERLYMNNNNLTKMPSPLPRSLRELHLSYNQISKVPSNALEGLENLTALYLSHNYIFEMGASLKGLKSLILADLSYNHLRKVPDGLPMALEQLYLEYNYINAIPDDYFKVSPKLLYVRMSHNSLTNQGLSTNTFNSSSILELDLSYNRLQKIPRVSTNLENLYLQGNQINEFSISSFCTVVDVMNYSRLQVLRLDGNEIKRNAMPPDAPLCLRRATVIEI from the exons ATGCGTTGGGCCACCATCCTGCTCGTTGCCGGGCTCTGCAGAGCCTCCCTGGGCCAGTACAATGAGGAGGAGGACCTGGCGTGGCTGCAGTACTACATGCGGCAGTCCCGGATGTCCTCCTACAACTACATGCCCTACTACGAGGATGAGAACAGCCCCTACGTTTACTCTTACGTCCCGGCCCCGGACACTGAAGCAGAGCCTGTCCCTGAAGCTCAGCAGGCCTCATCCTGGCAATGTCCCCAGGAGTGTGACTGTCCCCCCAACTTCTCGTCAGCCATGTACTGCGACACGCGCAACCTGAGGTATCTGCCCTTCGTCCCCACCCGGATGAAGTACGTCTACTTCCAGAACAACCAAATCACCGCCATCCAGGAGGGAGCTTTCGACAACGCCACCGAGCTGGAGTGGCTCGCACTGCACAACAACCAGATCAGCAGCGAGAAGATGGGCAAGAGGGTCTTTGCCAAGCTCAAAAACCTGGAGCGGTTGTAcatgaacaacaacaacctGACCAAGATGCCCAGCCCCTTGCCCCGGTCCCTGAGGGAGCTCCACTTGTCTTACAATCAGATCTCCAAGGTTCCCTCCAATGCTCTGGAGGGTCTGGAGAACCTCACAGCCCTGTACCTCAGCCACAACTACATTTTTGAGATGGGAGCATCCCTCAAAGGGCTCAAGTCCTTGATCCTTGCTGATCTGAGCTACAACCACCTCAGGAAAGTCCCTGATGGGCTCCCAATGGCTCTGGAACAGCTCTACCTAGAGTACAACTACATCAACGCCATCCCTGATGACTATTTCAAGGTGTCTCCCAAGCTGCTCTATGTAAGGATGTCCCACAACAGCCTGACAAACCAAGGGCTCTCTACCAACACtttcaacagcagcagcatcctcgAGCTGGACCTCTCCTACAACCGGCTGCAGAAGATCCCCCGGGTCAGCACCAACCTGGAGAACCTCTACCTTCAAGGGAACCAAATCAACG AATTCTCCATCAGCAGTTTCTGCACCGTCGTGGATGTCATGAACTACTCCCGGCTCCAGGTGCTGCGGTTGGATGGGAATGAGATCAAGCGCAACGCGATGCCCCCTGACGCCCCGCTGTGCCTGCGGCGTGCCACCGTCATCGAGATCTag
- the BTG2 gene encoding protein BTG2, translating to MSQRRGPPPRADMLPEIAAAVGFVSGLLRTRGCVSEQQLQVFSGALREALAEHYKHHWFPEKPFKGSGYRCIRINHKMDPIISKAASQIGLSLPQLYQLLPSELTLWVDPYEVSYRIGEDGSICVLYEATAAKPVSSYGMLTCKNQMMIGRTSPSKNYIMTVSS from the exons ATGAGCCAGCGCCGTGGACCCCCCCCGCGGGCCGACATGCTGCCCGAGATCGCCGCCGCCGTCGGTTTCGTCTCCGGGCTGCTGCGGACGCGGGGCTGCGTCAgcgagcagcagctgcaggtctTCAGCGGAGCGTTGCGGGAGGCGCTCGCAG AGCACTACAAACACCATTGGTTTCCCGAGAAACCATTCAAAGGCTCTGGGTACCGCTGCATCCGGATCAATCACAAAATGGACCCTATTATCAGCAAGGCAGCTAGCCAGATCGGACTCAGCCTCCCGCAGCTCTACCAGCTCCTGCCCAGCGAGCTCACGCTCTGGGTGGACCCCTACGAGGTCTCATACCGCATTGGTGAGGACGGCTCTATCTGTGTCTTGTATGAAGCGACAGCAGCCAAGCCTGTGAGCTCCTATGGGATGCTTACCTGTAAGAACCAGATGATGATAGGTCGCACCAGCCCTTCGAAGAACTACATCATGACTGTCTCCAGCTAA